The proteins below are encoded in one region of Asticcacaulis excentricus CB 48:
- a CDS encoding VOC family protein, whose translation MPKNTICLWYAREAEEAARFYASVFPDSEVTAVHKAPTDFPGGKAGQVLTVEFTVCGIPCLGLNGGDAFQQTEAFSFQIATEDQAETDRYWDAIVGNGGKESACGWCKDRWGLSWQITPRALSDAMKQGGAVAERVFQVMMTMGKIDVAAIEAAARG comes from the coding sequence ATGCCCAAGAACACGATCTGCCTGTGGTACGCGCGCGAGGCCGAAGAGGCCGCGCGCTTTTACGCCAGCGTCTTCCCGGATAGCGAGGTGACCGCCGTGCATAAGGCGCCGACCGACTTCCCCGGTGGCAAGGCGGGTCAGGTGCTGACTGTAGAATTCACTGTGTGCGGCATTCCCTGTCTGGGGCTGAACGGTGGCGACGCCTTCCAGCAAACCGAAGCTTTTTCGTTCCAGATCGCCACCGAAGATCAGGCCGAAACCGACCGCTACTGGGACGCCATCGTTGGCAATGGCGGCAAAGAGAGCGCGTGTGGCTGGTGCAAGGACCGCTGGGGCCTGTCGTGGCAGATCACACCGCGCGCCTTAAGCGACGCCATGAAACAAGGGGGCGCGGTGGCGGAGCGCGTCTTTCAAGTCATGATGACCATGGGAAAGATCGACGTGGCGGCCATCGAAGCGGCAGCGAGGGGCTGA
- the galB gene encoding beta-galactosidase GalB — protein MTSALKATRRALLTTATAASLWPKGAVARVRNGRERLSLNDNWRFRLGDPEGLDGALDYDIRPDIKKSEDGKEADARPVDATQVSATRPVLKPWILPTANPFIFDSDKRHVRPEGHPGAQVSWVKSTFDDSGWETVALPHDWAIKGPFLETGPYGGMGRLKTWGAAWYRRRLDIPASDKGRCLFLDIDGAMSYATIWCNERLVGGWPYGYNSFRLDLTPHLTYGGANHIVIRLDNPPESARWYPGAGLYRNVWLVKTDRVHVAHWGTQITTPHISQDEATVDIVTRIDNDGTEPAAITIVTRLYAMDAKGQSSGRAVSETARQSVQLAAKSSRVIKASATVLQPRLWGPPPAQSPNRYVAVTSLMQGGRQIDRYETPFGIRSLRFDADKGLYVNDHFVPLQGVNNHHDLGALGAAFNVRAAERQLEMLMEMGCNALRMSHNPPAPELLDLCDRMGILVLDEVFDCWEKRKTPLDFHLIFPDWHEADLRSMLRRDRNHPSIVIWSVGNEVGEQYSGEAGARIARRLVTILREEDTTRPVTNAMNWAQADMPLPAEMDVISLNYQGAGIRSLPSKFPAFRAKFPNKIIFHSESAAALSSRGEYQFPVPGTNSAPVRPGVGGDPKTRQVSAYELFAADFGSSADRNWAAQDQNPYVAGEFVWTGWDYLGEPTPYYEARSSYFGIIDLAGFKKDRFWLYQSRWRPEVPVAHLLPHWNWASNTQNGREGEVTPVHLFTNGDEAELFINGKSQGRIKKRPFEYRLRWDYVIYEPGEIRAVVYKDGKPWAEARRQTTGTAHALALEADRSVIDADGNDLSFVTLRIVDDKGETVPFARDTVTFTLEGPGEIVATDNGDPTDFTAFPSPRRKAFNGLALAIVRAKPGQKGRLTLRAQASGLTGAQITLATH, from the coding sequence ATGACCTCTGCCCTTAAAGCGACCCGCCGTGCCTTGCTGACAACGGCCACCGCCGCCAGTCTCTGGCCAAAGGGCGCAGTTGCCCGCGTCCGAAACGGACGTGAACGCCTGTCACTCAATGACAACTGGCGTTTTCGGTTGGGCGATCCGGAGGGCCTTGATGGGGCGCTCGATTACGACATCCGCCCGGACATCAAAAAGAGCGAAGACGGTAAGGAGGCGGACGCGCGCCCCGTCGATGCGACGCAGGTGAGCGCCACGCGGCCTGTGCTGAAACCATGGATACTGCCCACCGCCAATCCCTTTATCTTTGACTCTGATAAACGCCACGTCCGGCCGGAAGGTCATCCGGGGGCGCAGGTCAGTTGGGTCAAATCCACATTCGACGATTCCGGCTGGGAGACGGTCGCCCTGCCCCACGACTGGGCCATCAAGGGGCCGTTTCTGGAAACAGGTCCCTACGGCGGCATGGGCCGGCTTAAGACCTGGGGGGCGGCCTGGTATCGCCGTAGGCTCGACATACCAGCCTCAGATAAAGGCCGGTGCCTGTTCCTGGATATCGACGGGGCCATGTCCTATGCCACCATCTGGTGCAATGAGCGCCTAGTCGGTGGCTGGCCCTACGGCTACAATTCCTTCCGCCTCGACCTGACGCCGCACCTGACCTACGGCGGTGCCAACCACATCGTCATCCGCCTCGACAACCCGCCAGAGTCAGCGCGCTGGTATCCGGGGGCGGGGCTTTACCGCAATGTCTGGCTGGTCAAGACCGACAGGGTGCACGTGGCCCACTGGGGCACGCAGATCACCACGCCGCACATCTCTCAGGACGAGGCCACAGTCGACATCGTCACTCGCATCGATAATGACGGCACCGAACCGGCCGCTATCACGATTGTCACGCGCCTCTACGCGATGGACGCAAAGGGTCAGTCCAGCGGCCGCGCCGTCAGTGAAACCGCGCGTCAATCTGTGCAGTTGGCGGCCAAATCCAGCCGCGTAATCAAAGCCTCGGCCACCGTATTACAACCCCGCCTTTGGGGACCGCCACCGGCGCAGTCGCCCAACCGCTATGTCGCGGTGACGAGCCTGATGCAGGGCGGTCGTCAGATCGACCGCTATGAGACTCCCTTCGGCATCCGCAGCCTGCGCTTTGATGCGGACAAAGGCCTCTATGTAAATGACCACTTTGTGCCGCTCCAAGGCGTCAACAACCACCATGACCTCGGCGCACTGGGGGCGGCGTTCAATGTGCGGGCCGCTGAGCGGCAACTGGAAATGCTTATGGAAATGGGTTGCAATGCCCTGCGCATGAGCCACAACCCGCCTGCCCCTGAACTGCTGGACCTGTGCGACCGCATGGGAATTCTGGTGCTGGATGAGGTGTTCGACTGCTGGGAAAAGCGCAAGACCCCACTCGACTTCCACCTGATCTTTCCCGACTGGCACGAGGCCGATCTGCGCTCCATGCTGAGGCGCGACCGCAATCACCCCTCGATCGTCATCTGGAGCGTCGGCAATGAGGTGGGCGAGCAGTATTCCGGCGAGGCGGGGGCACGGATTGCCCGCCGGCTGGTAACCATCCTGCGCGAGGAAGACACGACCCGTCCGGTCACCAATGCAATGAACTGGGCGCAGGCCGATATGCCGCTTCCGGCCGAAATGGACGTGATCAGCCTCAATTATCAGGGAGCGGGCATCCGCAGCCTGCCCAGCAAATTCCCAGCCTTCCGTGCCAAATTCCCCAACAAGATCATCTTTCACAGTGAAAGCGCGGCAGCCCTGTCAAGCCGCGGTGAGTATCAGTTTCCGGTGCCCGGCACCAACAGCGCGCCGGTTCGCCCCGGCGTCGGCGGCGACCCCAAAACCCGGCAGGTCAGCGCCTACGAACTGTTTGCCGCCGACTTCGGTTCCTCCGCCGACCGCAACTGGGCGGCGCAGGATCAGAACCCCTATGTGGCAGGTGAGTTCGTGTGGACCGGCTGGGATTATCTGGGCGAGCCCACGCCCTATTACGAGGCACGCAGTTCCTATTTTGGCATTATTGATCTGGCTGGTTTTAAGAAAGACCGCTTCTGGCTTTATCAGTCGCGCTGGCGTCCCGAGGTGCCGGTGGCGCACCTGCTGCCGCACTGGAACTGGGCTAGTAACACTCAAAATGGCCGTGAGGGCGAGGTGACGCCGGTGCACCTGTTCACTAACGGCGATGAGGCCGAGCTGTTCATCAATGGCAAGTCGCAGGGGCGGATCAAGAAGCGTCCGTTCGAATATCGGCTGCGCTGGGACTACGTCATCTACGAACCCGGCGAAATCCGCGCCGTCGTCTATAAGGACGGCAAGCCGTGGGCCGAAGCGCGCCGCCAGACCACGGGGACAGCGCACGCGCTGGCGCTGGAGGCCGACCGCAGCGTCATTGACGCCGATGGCAACGACCTGAGCTTTGTCACCCTGCGCATTGTCGATGACAAGGGCGAGACCGTACCGTTCGCCAGGGATACGGTGACCTTCACGCTGGAGGGACCGGGCGAGATCGTTGCCACCGACAATGGCGATCCGACCGATTTTACGGCCTTCCCTTCGCCAAGGCGCAAAGCCTTCAACGGATTGGCTCTGGCCATTGTGCGCGCAAAGCCTGGCCAAAAGGGGCGCCTGACCTTGCGCGCGCAGGCCTCAGGCTTGACGGGCGCTCAGATCACCCTGGCAACGCATTAA
- a CDS encoding TonB-dependent receptor, producing MVRHNPRVMRATRLALMSATILAGFGYGVAQAQSTATSASADVTEVVITGYRKSLQDATRAKRNSVNFSDSIFAQDIGKFPDLNLAESLQRVPGVQISRNGYTGEGTQVNVRGLGPSFTKIVLNNAGVAVASDGGIDGGASNREVDLDLFPSELFTRLTVSKTPTASQLEGGMSLVNLQNARPFDNKGQHLTVSASASYGEASGDFSPRGAVTFSKTWDKWGVLVGLAGSRQRTRSDGFDSVGWSNANLACPTTDTACSNAQGNNFSFATVVPANAGNGLTTGATLDLNALLALNPGLTANQLTNAMIPRLGRLNYVDGHRDRLTLITAVEYRPTDDLRFALDIMAASAKGDYDRSSFNWFVRNSSTAATGGMVPINLKVDANNVVTSGTFANSAMFVEARKFDERLDFVNVNPSLSWQITPKLRLDAAANYTHSVFFREAPSFLFNTPFNSGLTIQYTNDGIIPTIKPNKNIADPSLGWTWNRVNIQNVKRSTYTAGAHADMTYDFEGGSSLKFGAAYDEADRKITAFDNSANYQTAAFAAVPQSAIASYLGVGPASDFTHILDGTPGFTQYILPDLNKLKAATNYAAFNNGAPFANSSALGTPSGVINEKNKGLYIEYNTQIPVGDLVFKVNAGVRRAVTDQTVTGPVTINGVRRFVTMETNYSANLPSLNVTTMVTDKLQLRAAASKTLTRANPNNLLPGLSFSDPSAQTASAGNPSLQPYYSENLDFGAEYYTGGLGYVSVAVFKKTVNGYTVVKQSTRKFTDLGIDFSSLTAQQQQAINDRGGPATADVFVNQPVNVNTINLTGIELGWVQPLDFIVDGLGFSANYTHLDDENDGASAQLSPQTVNATAYYENDLFSVRASYVWFDERIAAGAPQNGLMLPLIATDRGQVDLSASYNANWFGQKGQLTFEATNITNEPFRTNFGYANAAYSHFNPGATYHFGWRSKF from the coding sequence ATGGTCCGTCATAATCCGCGCGTGATGCGCGCGACCCGCCTTGCCCTGATGTCTGCCACCATTCTGGCCGGTTTCGGCTACGGCGTGGCGCAGGCCCAAAGCACTGCCACGTCGGCCAGCGCCGATGTCACCGAAGTAGTGATCACCGGCTATCGCAAGAGCCTTCAGGACGCGACCCGCGCAAAACGCAACTCGGTCAACTTCTCAGATTCGATCTTTGCCCAGGACATCGGCAAGTTCCCGGACCTCAACCTGGCGGAATCGCTGCAACGCGTACCCGGCGTGCAGATTTCGCGTAACGGCTATACCGGCGAAGGCACGCAGGTGAACGTGCGCGGCCTTGGGCCTAGCTTCACCAAGATCGTCCTGAACAATGCCGGTGTGGCCGTGGCCTCTGATGGCGGCATCGACGGCGGCGCCTCCAACCGTGAAGTTGACCTTGACCTCTTCCCGTCGGAACTGTTCACCCGTCTGACCGTCTCCAAGACGCCGACCGCCAGCCAGCTGGAAGGCGGCATGTCGCTGGTCAATCTGCAAAACGCCCGCCCCTTCGACAACAAGGGACAGCACCTGACCGTTTCGGCTTCGGCCTCCTATGGAGAAGCCTCCGGTGATTTCTCGCCGCGCGGGGCCGTCACCTTCTCAAAGACCTGGGACAAGTGGGGCGTACTGGTCGGTCTGGCCGGTTCGCGCCAGCGCACCCGCTCGGACGGGTTTGACTCGGTGGGCTGGAGCAATGCCAACCTCGCCTGCCCGACGACCGACACGGCGTGCAGCAACGCGCAGGGCAACAATTTCAGCTTCGCCACCGTCGTGCCCGCCAATGCCGGGAACGGTCTGACGACCGGCGCCACGCTCGACCTGAACGCGCTTCTGGCGCTCAATCCCGGACTGACGGCCAATCAGCTCACCAACGCCATGATTCCGCGTCTGGGCCGTCTCAACTACGTCGATGGTCATCGCGATCGCCTCACCCTGATCACCGCTGTCGAATACCGCCCCACGGACGACCTTCGCTTTGCGCTCGACATCATGGCGGCGTCGGCCAAGGGGGACTACGACCGGTCGAGTTTCAACTGGTTTGTGCGTAACTCTTCGACGGCGGCCACGGGCGGCATGGTGCCGATCAACCTGAAGGTTGATGCCAATAACGTGGTCACCTCCGGTACCTTCGCCAACTCGGCTATGTTCGTCGAAGCGCGCAAGTTTGACGAGCGCCTCGATTTCGTCAACGTCAACCCCAGCCTGAGCTGGCAGATCACGCCAAAGCTGCGCCTGGACGCCGCGGCCAACTATACCCACTCGGTCTTCTTCCGTGAGGCCCCCAGCTTCCTGTTCAATACGCCTTTTAATTCCGGGCTCACGATCCAGTACACCAATGACGGTATCATCCCGACGATCAAACCGAACAAGAATATCGCCGACCCCAGCCTCGGCTGGACCTGGAACCGTGTGAATATCCAGAACGTCAAGCGTTCGACCTATACGGCCGGTGCCCACGCGGACATGACCTATGACTTCGAGGGCGGGTCGTCGCTGAAGTTCGGCGCCGCCTATGACGAAGCCGATCGCAAGATCACCGCCTTCGACAACTCAGCCAACTACCAGACCGCCGCTTTTGCCGCCGTGCCACAAAGCGCGATCGCCAGCTATCTGGGCGTCGGCCCCGCGTCGGACTTCACGCACATCCTCGACGGGACGCCGGGCTTTACGCAGTACATCCTGCCCGATCTCAACAAGCTGAAGGCCGCCACCAACTACGCCGCGTTCAATAATGGGGCGCCGTTCGCCAACAGCTCGGCTCTAGGCACACCGTCGGGTGTCATCAATGAAAAGAACAAGGGCTTATATATCGAATACAACACCCAGATTCCGGTCGGTGATCTGGTATTCAAGGTCAATGCCGGGGTGCGTCGCGCCGTGACGGATCAGACCGTGACCGGCCCGGTGACCATCAACGGTGTGCGCCGGTTTGTGACGATGGAGACAAACTACAGCGCCAACCTGCCGTCGCTCAACGTCACCACCATGGTGACGGACAAGCTGCAACTGCGTGCCGCCGCCTCCAAGACCCTGACGCGCGCCAACCCGAACAACCTGCTGCCCGGCCTCAGCTTCTCTGATCCGTCGGCGCAAACGGCCTCGGCCGGTAACCCGTCGCTGCAACCCTACTATTCGGAAAACCTCGACTTCGGAGCGGAATACTATACCGGCGGCCTCGGTTATGTCAGCGTGGCGGTGTTCAAGAAGACGGTCAACGGCTACACCGTCGTAAAGCAATCAACGCGCAAATTTACCGATCTCGGCATCGACTTCTCGTCCCTGACGGCCCAGCAGCAACAGGCGATCAATGACCGCGGCGGCCCTGCCACCGCTGACGTTTTCGTCAACCAGCCGGTCAATGTAAACACCATCAATCTAACCGGCATCGAACTGGGCTGGGTGCAACCGCTGGACTTCATCGTTGATGGTCTGGGTTTCAGCGCCAACTACACGCATCTGGACGACGAAAACGACGGCGCTTCGGCGCAGCTGTCGCCGCAGACGGTCAACGCGACGGCCTACTACGAAAACGACCTGTTCTCGGTACGCGCCAGCTATGTGTGGTTTGACGAGCGCATCGCCGCCGGGGCACCGCAAAACGGCCTGATGCTGCCGCTGATCGCCACTGATCGCGGTCAGGTCGATCTGTCGGCCAGCTACAATGCCAACTGGTTCGGCCAGAAAGGGCAACTGACCTTCGAAGCCACCAACATCACCAATGAGCCGTTCCGTACCAATTTTGGTTACGCCAACGCGGCATATAGCCACTTCAACCCCGGTGCCACCTATCACTTCGGCTGGCGCAGCAAGTTCTGA
- a CDS encoding DUF4450 domain-containing protein — translation MPRLRPTALACLLLFPSALIGPLPYSQALAQAPAATGGLRPNIEGQISTPLRYRPDKGDFVIRNGAEYFNRALYGGHTAFRVDAGDKPEFSLYLPGRGGNLRLGLRTHAGIKWINDAQDTESRYRPGEMLYTIRDPLIGATGRLVIDVIADHASEGLLLRASGTALPKGTELVFAYGAGNGQRGNRDGDIGTEKVPISQYFQFKPDYAEGTRYGTDAQVFHADSRTARLTGTVSVPAALKLSDARKWSDAAQLLASDRAAIQVVTGHVALGTAPVYLAIQVTRRGAAEELGTYRDVTAGNTDGRSETLSTSPPYAASELAVRFENARRHFADVRTRVRTETPDPYLDTAMGALNIASDGQWDERDGGGIMHGAIAWRARLLGWRGPYALDALGWHDRARQNFTGWTRKQNTKPIPDFVAPPEEKTNLARNPDGLHTNGDLSNTHYDMNIGFFDALFRHLLWTGDLEYAKRVWPVMERHMAWEKRLFRREYGPDKLPLYEAYAAIWASDDMQYSGGGVAYTTAYNLYHNRMMARLAALIGKDPTPYEAEADLIARGMQTYLWMEDRGAYGEFRDYLGKQMLHPSYGLWSFYHSIDSGAPDARQAARMSADLEDRLRPLPVTGEGVPNDRPYRMLPSSDWMPYSWSINNVVMGENLHTALALWQAGRPDSAYEITRGSVLASFYMGIAPGNVGSMNYLDVYRRESQRDFADGTGVMARTVVEGLFGVRPDALNRTLDLSPGLPAEWEHARLIHPNLSFAYRREGQTDIWTVTPSDQRFSRAVFVLPVRRDRVARLTINGKAATWDAPEGVGAPKLRVETLLQGRTEVRIVWAGQAIDSTRASRVPDTDPTLTAMSQGKFTWLAPKARTADFASCPITGPAWATAGQTVRAESVDLSAAFNDKVTNIFQPGKYRSPRSPFVSLAMPAQGIGAWAGHVNATATIDDAALRQAGGEITIVNGLRFRTPADGTNIAFASLWDNYPDEVSVPLRGQAKRAFLLMAGSTNHMQSRLTNGEVVVAYTDGTTQALTLRNPENWWPIERDYFIDDYQFRLCGEVPVRIDLKTGRVWTPGSDWKGRAEREKIDGGAASVLGLDLNPNKTLQSLTVRAVANEVVIGLMAVSLER, via the coding sequence ATGCCTCGCCTGCGACCGACCGCCCTCGCCTGCCTCCTGCTGTTCCCTTCGGCCTTGATTGGCCCCCTGCCCTATTCTCAAGCCCTAGCTCAGGCGCCAGCCGCCACGGGCGGTCTGCGCCCCAATATCGAAGGTCAGATTTCAACGCCGCTGCGTTACCGGCCGGACAAGGGCGATTTCGTCATCCGCAATGGCGCGGAATATTTCAACCGCGCCCTTTATGGCGGGCATACGGCCTTTCGCGTCGATGCGGGCGACAAGCCGGAATTTTCGCTCTACCTGCCCGGCCGCGGTGGCAATCTGCGTCTGGGGCTGCGCACCCACGCGGGTATCAAGTGGATAAATGACGCGCAAGACACCGAGAGCCGTTATCGCCCCGGTGAGATGCTCTACACGATCCGCGATCCGTTGATCGGCGCGACGGGCCGCCTCGTCATCGACGTCATTGCCGACCACGCCAGCGAAGGCCTCCTGTTGCGCGCCAGCGGAACCGCCCTGCCCAAGGGTACGGAACTGGTCTTCGCCTATGGGGCAGGTAATGGTCAGCGCGGCAATCGCGATGGTGATATCGGCACCGAAAAAGTGCCGATCAGCCAGTATTTCCAATTCAAGCCCGACTATGCAGAAGGCACCCGCTATGGGACGGATGCGCAGGTCTTCCATGCCGACAGCCGCACGGCGCGCCTGACCGGCACAGTATCCGTCCCGGCGGCTCTTAAGCTGTCCGATGCGAGAAAATGGAGCGATGCGGCACAGCTCCTGGCCTCCGACCGCGCCGCCATACAAGTGGTCACCGGCCATGTGGCGTTGGGTACGGCTCCGGTCTATCTGGCCATACAGGTCACGCGGCGTGGCGCGGCGGAGGAACTTGGCACCTATCGCGATGTGACGGCCGGCAATACAGACGGACGATCAGAAACCCTCTCGACCTCCCCCCCCTACGCGGCTTCCGAGCTGGCGGTGCGTTTTGAAAATGCCCGGCGCCATTTCGCGGACGTACGCACCCGCGTGCGCACCGAAACCCCCGACCCCTATCTCGATACGGCCATGGGGGCGCTCAATATTGCTTCGGACGGACAGTGGGATGAGCGCGACGGCGGCGGCATTATGCACGGGGCCATCGCCTGGCGGGCGCGGCTTCTGGGCTGGCGCGGGCCCTATGCGCTCGATGCACTGGGTTGGCACGACCGTGCGCGGCAGAATTTCACCGGCTGGACGCGCAAGCAGAACACCAAACCCATTCCCGATTTCGTCGCCCCGCCCGAAGAAAAGACCAATCTGGCGCGCAATCCGGATGGCCTGCACACCAATGGCGACCTGTCAAACACCCACTATGACATGAATATCGGCTTCTTCGACGCGCTGTTCCGCCACCTGCTGTGGACGGGTGATCTCGAATACGCCAAACGCGTCTGGCCGGTGATGGAGCGGCATATGGCGTGGGAAAAGCGCCTGTTCCGGCGCGAATACGGCCCGGACAAGCTTCCTCTCTATGAGGCCTATGCTGCCATTTGGGCCTCGGACGATATGCAATACTCCGGCGGCGGTGTGGCCTACACGACAGCCTATAACCTCTATCACAACCGCATGATGGCGCGTCTCGCCGCCCTGATCGGCAAGGACCCGACGCCGTATGAGGCCGAGGCCGATCTGATCGCGCGTGGGATGCAGACCTATCTGTGGATGGAAGATCGTGGAGCCTATGGCGAATTCCGCGACTATTTGGGCAAGCAGATGCTCCACCCCAGCTACGGCCTGTGGAGCTTCTATCACAGCATAGACTCTGGCGCACCCGATGCGCGTCAGGCCGCGCGCATGTCCGCCGATCTGGAAGACCGCCTGCGCCCCCTGCCCGTCACTGGTGAAGGCGTACCGAATGACCGGCCCTATCGGATGCTGCCATCCTCTGACTGGATGCCCTATAGCTGGTCGATCAATAATGTGGTGATGGGCGAAAACCTGCACACGGCGCTGGCCCTGTGGCAGGCCGGGCGGCCGGACAGCGCCTATGAAATTACGCGCGGCAGCGTGCTCGCCAGCTTCTATATGGGCATTGCGCCCGGCAATGTCGGCAGCATGAATTATCTGGATGTCTATCGCCGCGAGTCGCAACGCGATTTTGCCGACGGCACGGGTGTCATGGCACGTACCGTGGTCGAAGGCCTGTTTGGCGTGCGCCCGGATGCGCTCAACCGCACGCTGGACCTCAGCCCCGGTCTTCCGGCAGAATGGGAGCACGCGCGCCTTATCCATCCCAACCTGAGCTTTGCCTATCGGCGCGAAGGTCAGACCGATATCTGGACCGTCACCCCGTCGGATCAGCGCTTTAGCCGCGCCGTATTCGTGCTGCCGGTGCGTCGCGATCGCGTGGCGCGCCTGACCATCAATGGCAAGGCCGCCACATGGGACGCCCCCGAAGGCGTCGGTGCGCCCAAACTGCGCGTTGAGACGCTGTTGCAAGGTCGCACTGAGGTGCGCATCGTCTGGGCCGGTCAGGCAATCGACTCCACCAGAGCGAGCCGGGTGCCGGACACTGACCCGACACTCACGGCCATGTCTCAGGGAAAGTTTACGTGGCTGGCCCCCAAGGCCCGGACAGCGGACTTTGCGTCCTGCCCCATAACCGGGCCCGCATGGGCGACGGCGGGGCAGACGGTGCGCGCCGAGTCGGTGGACCTCAGCGCCGCCTTTAATGACAAGGTGACCAATATCTTTCAGCCGGGAAAATACCGCTCGCCGCGCTCACCCTTTGTATCGCTGGCCATGCCCGCGCAGGGCATCGGCGCATGGGCCGGGCACGTCAATGCCACGGCCACTATTGACGATGCGGCTTTGCGTCAGGCGGGCGGCGAGATCACGATTGTCAATGGTCTGCGGTTTCGGACGCCTGCGGACGGCACCAACATCGCCTTCGCTTCCCTGTGGGACAATTATCCGGACGAGGTGAGCGTGCCCTTACGCGGTCAGGCGAAGCGCGCCTTCCTGCTCATGGCCGGTTCGACAAACCACATGCAAAGCCGTCTGACCAATGGCGAGGTCGTCGTCGCTTATACCGACGGCACGACGCAGGCGCTTACCCTGCGTAATCCGGAGAATTGGTGGCCGATCGAGCGCGACTACTTTATCGACGACTATCAGTTCCGTCTGTGCGGCGAAGTCCCGGTGCGGATAGACCTCAAGACGGGCAGGGTCTGGACACCGGGTTCTGACTGGAAAGGTCGCGCCGAGCGTGAAAAGATCGACGGCGGCGCGGCCAGCGTGCTTGGTCTCGACCTCAACCCCAACAAGACGCTGCAAAGCCTCACCGTGCGTGCAGTCGCGAATGAGGTTGTGATTGGCCTTATGGCGGTCAGCCTTGAACGCTGA